The nucleotide window TGTAATAACTTTCAGATTAGGTATAGGATGGGAAAAAATCCGAAAGAATATTGTTAAAACTATCGGAAAATCAATGCCTGCTATTCTCATTCTGTTGTTAATTGGTGCTTTATCAGGAACTTGGCTTTTAAGCGGTGTTATACCTGCATTTATTTATTATGGATTAGATATACTTCACCCGTCAATTTTTTTATTCGCTACTGTTGTGATAAGCAGTCTGGTATCACTGGCAACCGGAAGTTCTTGGTCAACAATTGCAACAATTGGAGTTGCTCTTTTGGGAATAGGGCATGCAATGGGTATTAATGATTCAATTACGGCAGGAGCTATTATTTCAGGTGCTTATTTCGGTGATAAAATGTCACCGCTTTCAGATACGACAAATCTTGCTCCGGCAATGGCAGGAACTGATATTTATACACATATAAGATATATGTTATATACTACAGTTCCGTCGATGATAATAACTCTTTTGATATTCCTTATTATTGGATTTACTTATGATTTTAAATCAGATGCAAACGAAATAGAAATGGTTCAAAGTGCAATTGCAGAATCATTTAATATAAGTCCGTGGTTGTTTATTGTTCCTGTTTTTTTGATTTTTATTATCATTAAAAAAGTAAAACCTATACCGGCAATGCTTTTGGGAACATTAACAGGTGGTTTATTTGCAGTAATATTCCAACCGGAGATAATTAAAGATATTTCCGGAGTTGTCGATAATTATGCAAAAGCTTCTTATATCAGTGTAATGCAAGCAATGTACGGGGATTTGGAGATAAATACAGTTAATGAAAAGATCAACGACCTTTTCGGAACACACGGAATGGCAGGTATGTTAAATACTATATGGCTGATACTGTCTGCAATGGTGTTTGGCGGTGTAATGGAATCAAGCGGTATGCTTAAAAAGATAACATTGTCAGTTATGAAGAAAGTTAAAACAAGCGGATCATTAATTGCTTCAACGGCTGCGACTTGTATATTTTTTAATGCAACAGCATCTGATCAATATATTTCAATTGTTGTACCCGGAAGAATGTATAACAAAGCATTTAAAGAAAAAGGATTGAAACCTGAAGTTTTAAGCAGAACTTTAGAGGATGCAGGAACCGTTACTTCTGTTTTGGTCCCGTGGAATACCGGCGGTGCAACACAAGCAAGAGTCTTGGGTGTTGCTACAGTAGATTATTTACCTTATGCATTTTTTAATTTAATAAGTCCGTTTATGACAGTTCTTGTTGCTTATCTTAATTTTAAGATCAGAAGAATTGAAACTACGGAAACAATAGAAGAGAAATAAATATGATAAAAGTTAAATATGTCTTTTTTCAAATCTAAATTTTGGCTCTATGTCGATATAGGTGGGTAAAGAAATAAAAAAGCCACAGATTCACAGATAAACTTATGAACTTTTCTTATAAACAAAGGGAGTAAATATTCAGAACAGAAATATCAGTTGCAAAAAGATTAATTTTAGAATCTGTGAATCAGTGGCAAATTTGTTTACCCGCTTTTTTTAATATAGAACATAAATTTTTCTATTTTTGCAAAATTTTTTAACATTTAAATTCAAATTAATGAAAAAGTTTATTTTATTTTTATTACCGATATTAATTCTTTATTCTTGTAAAGATTCAAGCCAAAACGGATTTACCGTTTCCGGAACAATATCAGATGCAGCAGGTAAGCAATTAGTAATTAATAAATTTTCTTCAACCGAAACAATTCATCTTGATACGATTTTATTGGATGAGAAAGGTGAATTTAAGTTTAACACTCCGGCAAGTTCACCTGAATTATACAGCTTGCAATTGGATAATAACCCTGCTCAAATATTATTTATTGCAGACTCACTTGACAATATTACTATTATTTCTGACGGGGCAGATTTCAGGAATTCATATTCTGTAGAAGGGTCACAACATTCTGTTCTGCTGAAACAATTATATGATAAACTTGATGAAGAGTATATTAAGATTGATGACTTAAATAAACAATACATCGAAAAAAGGGAGAGTGCAGATATGGATTCTTTAAACAAAGCGATTGGAGAAGAATTTCAAAAGATAGTTGATGTGCATAAAGAATTTTCAAAGAAGTTTATTGATGACAATTTAGCATCTCCGGCAATAATTTTGGCTTTATACCAACAATTCGGACCGCAAATGCCTGTGCTTTCTATATCTGAAGATCGAGATTATTTTGAGAAAGTTAATACAAGTCTTATGGAACTTTATCCGAACTCAAGTTTAGTAATCGGATTAAATTCATTATTGGAAGATAATCCTCCGGTTCCGGGTATTGGTAATTTTGCTCCGGATATTTCTCTCAAAAATCCTGAAGGTGAAGTTGTAAAACTTTCTTCATTAAGAGGAAAATATGTATTACTTGATTTTTGGGCTGCATGGTGTAAACCTTGCAGACTGGAAAATCCGACTGTGACAGCAAACTACAAAAAATATAAAAAGGATAATTTTACTGTTTACCAAGTTTCTCTTGATAAAGAAAAAGAAGATTGGGTTAATGCCATTGAGGCAGACGGATTAGAAGATTGGTATCACGTCAGCGATTTAAAATATTGGCAATCGGAACCTGTTGCATTATATGGTATAAGAGGTATTCCGGCAAACTTCTTAATAGATCCGGAAGGAAAGATAATTGCTGCAAATCTAAGAGGAACTTATTTAGGACAAAAGTTAAACGAGATATTCGGACATTAAAAAACTATTATAGTGAATATGCAAACAGCTTTTGTTGAACTTGATTCAATAAAACTATAAATTTGATTGCATATAATTGTTTGAAGCCTGATGTTTGATGCCGGAAGTATTGATACTTCTGACATCAGACATCCGGCTTCTGACAAAATTATTAGAATATAAACTCTAAATTTGGGTTTAAACGGTAATATTTTAAGATAAATACACGTTAATTTGTTTATAAACCCTTTTTTTATGCGATTATTTTTTATCATTTTCTTATTATTCATCATTTTATCATGTAACAGTGAGTCTCAAAATTCTCAAAATGTTATTGTTAAGGATTCTATAAATACAGCAGCAAAAGAAGCAGATATTTTTAATTCTTTTTTTATTGACTCAATCTCTGATATTAAAACCGGTACAAAAGAACGATCTTCAACTTTTATAAAAAACAGGTTGGAAAGTTTAACCGGTAATTCATATAAGGCACGATGTGAGAAAATAAATGTAAGTTATCCTCCGAAATATGTTTTGTTCAGAGCATTTAAGCATGAAAGAGAATTTGAAATATGGATTGCCGGTAAACGCAGTGATACATTAAAGTTGCTGGCAACATTGCCGATTTGTGCAGTTGACGGAAAACCGGGTCCGAAATTAATAAGGGGAGACGGTAAAACACCTGAAGGTTTTTATACATGTAAAATATTATACGGCAGTTCAAACTTCTTCATGTGGATTAAATTAAATACATCTGAAATTGATAGTTACGGAAATGTCGGTTACGGGTCAAGTTTTAAACTGTGTATTGAATATCCTTTGGCCATTGACAGAAACAGAACACGAAAATTTAAAGGAAATGCAAGTCCGGGAAGTGCAATTTGTATCCACGGAAATTGTGTAACAGCCGGATGCATATCATTTGAAAACAGAAACTTTTTACCTGTATTTTTATCTTCAAGATTTCATAATTCTCAAACATACGGGTATCCTAAAATTCATATATTTCCTTTTAGATTTACAGAAGATAAAATTGATATATTTTCGAAAGAGGTGTCTTCATATATGACGCCTGAAGATCTTGTTGCATTTTGGAATGAAATAAAACCGGCATATGACTTGTTTGAAAAAAATCAGAAAGCGATAAAAGTTTCTTTTGCCGGAAATAAATATAATTTTACAGAATATTAAGATAAATGAAAAAGAAAAATATTTATTTTATTTCTGATATGCATTTAGGCTTACCCAATCATGAAAAAAGCTTAATCAGAGAAAAGTTATTGGTTAAGTTTCTTGATGAAATAAAGCCACAAGCATCAATTATTTATTTTGTAGGTGATATTTTTGATTTTTGGTGGGAATATAAATATGTGGTTCCCCGAGCTTATGTTCGGTTTTTGGGAAAAATTGCAGAAATGGTCGATTCCGGTACAGAAATTCACTTTTTTACCGGTAATCATGATGTTTGGATGAAAGACTATCTGCACATTGAGTTAGGAGTTACGATACATACTAAAGAATTAATTACAGAAATATACGGAAAAAAATTTTTTATTGCTCATGGTGACGGATTAGGGGCAGGAGATAAAGCCTATAAATTATTAAAAAAAATATTTCAAAATAAATTTTTGCAATGGTGTTATTCAAGGCTTCATCCTAATTTTGCTTTTTCAATTGCGAAAATTTGGTCGCATTCTCGTCGTAAAAAAGAAAAAGTGTATAAATTCAGAGGAATTGATAAAGAAATTATGATTCAATTCTCAAAGGAAATGATAAAGACAAAGTATTTTGATTATTTCATTTTTGGACACAGGCATTTTCCCTTAATGATTCAAATCGGTGAAAACTCAAAACACATAAACATAGGTGATTGGTTGGTGAACTATACTTTTGCAATATTCAACGATGAAGGTTTTAAATTAATGACATATAAAAACGGACATCAAGAAGAATTTGAAACAGACCTTAATAAGTTGCAAAACATAAATATATTTTAATGTTCAATTTACAGTTGTATCTGTGTATATTTTGAAAATTATTTCTTATATTTGGATGTTTAAATATAAATATTAATCTAAAATATATTAAAAATGTGTGATAATTTCTCGAAAGTAAAAGGATATTTGAACGAATTAAAATATTCTATAATTGAAGAAAATGAAACTGAAGGATTGTTTGTAATTGATAATGAAGAAGAAGGTGTTAAAAATATGATAATTGTTGTTGATGACCCTATTTTAATTATGCAACAATTGATCTTTAAAGTAAAAAATGATGATGTAAATATGTATAAAGCTTTACTGCAAAAAAACCAAGATATTTTACATGGTGCTTTTGTTTTAAATGAAGCCGGAGACAGTGTTTTATTCAGAGATACTTTACAAGTGGAGAATCTTGATTTAAATGAATTAGCAGGATCCTTAAACTCTCTTTCTTTATTAATAGGAGAATATGCTAATGAGATAATTAAGTTCTCTGCATAAGAGTTTTAAATTAAATATTATCCGTAAGTTTGCAGGAGTGTTACGGATACGTAGAAAAACAGCAATTTATTATTAATAAAATTGATAAACCTTGCCACGCATAGTGCCTGTAACGAAAAAAGTGTTGTTTTTAAACGCAGTTATTTTGTTACAGGCACTTAACTTTTACAAATACAATGTTTTGGTAATATCCTTACAATCAGATTAAAAAATAAATACTACTCCTAATCTTCCGCTTGAATAATTATAAGGAAATCCCGGAACATATTCATTATCCTCTTTGAATTTGCCGCTTGATACATCAATTGCCAGATAGAATCTTGTCGTAAAACCATGCTCATTTAAATTTATTCCTGTTTGGAAACGTGCTCCGACTGTATTTGTTTTCAAAAAACTTAAATGTTGAAATTGCGGACCTAATCCAACAAAAACAGAATAATTGCGAGCTTCTGTAAAAGGAAAATAATAGTTAAGTATTATTGATGATGAAACCCTGTTTAAATACAATTTTTCTGTATAATTTACTGTATCAGTAACTCCTGAATCATTAATGTAAGTCGAATCTGTTTCTACTTCTGCAATATTTAACCCGTCTTCTATAACCACCTGTATATCAAATTGCCTGTGAAATCTGTAAAAAAGATCTCCGTGAATGGAGATTGGAGTCATTGTGATTTCTGTGAAGTCGTTATTCTGAATCGGATCATTTATTTTGATATTAAATTTAGAAGCTCCGTAAGCCAATCCTAATCCATATCTGAATTTTTTATAATTTACAGGTGTAAGATTTGCATTAATATTATCAAATTCTTTAATTTTCACAGTTTTATTTTCCATACCTGAATATGAAAATACAAGATGTTTAACTTCTTTTGGAAGCTCAATTTTATAGAGTCCTTTATCATCCGTAAATGTGAAGATTGCCGGTGCTTCTTTCCCGCAAACTTTCACGGCAGTTAAAATTCCCCCGCCTACTTTTGTAACACGTCCGGAAATTACTCTTTGTGAAAATACTGTTGAACTTGAAATAATGAGAATTACTAATATAATCAGAAGTTTTTTCATTGATTTTAGATAAGAGTTTATGCAAAAGTAATTAATTTAACCTAAATTGAGCGATTAACTTAATGTTGAGTCACTTTCTTCAAATATAAAGACCTCTTCAATACTCAAATTAAAAACATAAGCAATGTTATATGCCAGTTTTAGCGAAGGATTATATTTTCCTTTTTCCAGAAAAACAATAGTCTCTCTTCTTACATTAACTTTTTTTGCAAGATCGTTTTGAGTGTAATTATATTTTGCTCTCAATTCTTTGATCCTGTTATTCACTTTTTAAACCTTTAAATTTGAAATATAACCAACTTAATGCAAAAATTAATGCCATACCAATTATTCCTGCGCCAAATAATTTTTCGGGATCATC belongs to Bacteroidales bacterium and includes:
- the nhaC gene encoding Na+/H+ antiporter NhaC, which codes for MRQNTKSVKIPTLWQSFIPIIFLIILLSLNVFIWGDDTLDGSNQIALLLAAAVATVITFRLGIGWEKIRKNIVKTIGKSMPAILILLLIGALSGTWLLSGVIPAFIYYGLDILHPSIFLFATVVISSLVSLATGSSWSTIATIGVALLGIGHAMGINDSITAGAIISGAYFGDKMSPLSDTTNLAPAMAGTDIYTHIRYMLYTTVPSMIITLLIFLIIGFTYDFKSDANEIEMVQSAIAESFNISPWLFIVPVFLIFIIIKKVKPIPAMLLGTLTGGLFAVIFQPEIIKDISGVVDNYAKASYISVMQAMYGDLEINTVNEKINDLFGTHGMAGMLNTIWLILSAMVFGGVMESSGMLKKITLSVMKKVKTSGSLIASTAATCIFFNATASDQYISIVVPGRMYNKAFKEKGLKPEVLSRTLEDAGTVTSVLVPWNTGGATQARVLGVATVDYLPYAFFNLISPFMTVLVAYLNFKIRRIETTETIEEK
- a CDS encoding AhpC/TSA family protein, encoding MKKFILFLLPILILYSCKDSSQNGFTVSGTISDAAGKQLVINKFSSTETIHLDTILLDEKGEFKFNTPASSPELYSLQLDNNPAQILFIADSLDNITIISDGADFRNSYSVEGSQHSVLLKQLYDKLDEEYIKIDDLNKQYIEKRESADMDSLNKAIGEEFQKIVDVHKEFSKKFIDDNLASPAIILALYQQFGPQMPVLSISEDRDYFEKVNTSLMELYPNSSLVIGLNSLLEDNPPVPGIGNFAPDISLKNPEGEVVKLSSLRGKYVLLDFWAAWCKPCRLENPTVTANYKKYKKDNFTVYQVSLDKEKEDWVNAIEADGLEDWYHVSDLKYWQSEPVALYGIRGIPANFLIDPEGKIIAANLRGTYLGQKLNEIFGH
- a CDS encoding UDP-2,3-diacylglucosamine diphosphatase, with product MKKKNIYFISDMHLGLPNHEKSLIREKLLVKFLDEIKPQASIIYFVGDIFDFWWEYKYVVPRAYVRFLGKIAEMVDSGTEIHFFTGNHDVWMKDYLHIELGVTIHTKELITEIYGKKFFIAHGDGLGAGDKAYKLLKKIFQNKFLQWCYSRLHPNFAFSIAKIWSHSRRKKEKVYKFRGIDKEIMIQFSKEMIKTKYFDYFIFGHRHFPLMIQIGENSKHINIGDWLVNYTFAIFNDEGFKLMTYKNGHQEEFETDLNKLQNINIF
- a CDS encoding YbjN domain-containing protein: MCDNFSKVKGYLNELKYSIIEENETEGLFVIDNEEEGVKNMIIVVDDPILIMQQLIFKVKNDDVNMYKALLQKNQDILHGAFVLNEAGDSVLFRDTLQVENLDLNELAGSLNSLSLLIGEYANEIIKFSA
- a CDS encoding helix-turn-helix transcriptional regulator codes for the protein MNNRIKELRAKYNYTQNDLAKKVNVRRETIVFLEKGKYNPSLKLAYNIAYVFNLSIEEVFIFEESDSTLS